Proteins found in one Crassostrea angulata isolate pt1a10 chromosome 3, ASM2561291v2, whole genome shotgun sequence genomic segment:
- the LOC128176439 gene encoding heterogeneous nuclear ribonucleoprotein K-like isoform X4, with the protein MEDDMGIKRPLDDDYEEDEDDHKRRRGDGPKVELRFLLASKNAGAIIGKGGSNIKRLRQDYKASVTVPDSTSPERVLTIGANLGTALECVLDIIPKLEDYKNYKNNDFDCEMRLLVHQSQAGCIIGRAGFKIKELRERTGAQIKVYSQCCPESTERVVAIGGKPKIVVDCIETIHDLLQTAPPKGPNQPYDPLYWDEFMVPDYGGYSASEGGRGKGGPRGAPPGGRMGGGPMGMRGGVGGGGRGMRGGGGGGGDFRRGGGGGGGMMRSGGGGGGRGGSGFGGGRGGGSSSGGFGSGGGGFGGGSRQGGNRQGRGGSFGGGGSGGGSSGGGGSFGSSGGGSSFGGSGGGGMGSSGGKEHRYGGGDYDNFGSGGDSYDDGYDNFGGMGQNFSQDNSGGMGQMFGNEGNLPSTQVTIPKDLAGAIIGKGGARIQEIRRQSNAQIVIDEGLPGSNDRIITITGTHEQIQSAQFLLQSSVKRYSGKY; encoded by the exons ATGGAAGATGACA tggGAATAAAACGTCCTTTGGATGATGATTATGAAGAAGATGAAGATGACCATAAAAGGAGACGGGGTGATGGACCGAAAGTAGAGCTAAGGTTTCTACTGGCTAGCAAG AATGCTGGCGCCATCATTGGAAAAGGAGGCAGCAATATCAAACGACTGAGGCAGGAT TACAAAGCCAGTGTAACAGTGCCCGACTCGACAAGTCCCGAACG AGTTCTTACCATTGGAGCTAACCTGGGTACAGCTCTCGAATGTGTCCTGGACATCATTCCTAAACTGGAAGAT tacaaaaaCTACAAAAACAATGACTTTGACTGTGAGATGCGCCTACTGGTACATCAAAGTCAAGCAGGTTGTATCATTGGGAGAGCAGGATTCAAAATCAAGGAACTCCGCGAG aggaCGGGAGCACAAATCAAAGTCTATTCCCAGTGTTGTCCTGAATCCACAGAACGTGTGGTCGCCATAGGAGGCAAACCAAAGATAGTGGTGGACTGTATAGAGACAATCCATGATCTACTGCAGACA GCACCCCCTAAAGGTCCAAACCAGCCATATGATCCTTTGTACTGGGATGAATTCATGGTCCCTGATTATGGTGGTTACAGTGCATCAGAAGGAGGGCGTGGCAAAGGCGGTCCAAGAGGTGCACCACCTGGTGGTAGAATGGGTGGTGGCCCCATGGGAATGAGAGGAGGAGTTGGCGGTGGTGGCAG AGGTATGCGAGGTGGTGGAGGCGGTGGGGGAGACTTCCGccgaggaggaggaggaggtggGGGTATGATGAGGTCAGGCGGTGGAGGTGGTGGCCGCGGAGGCAGTGGATTTGGTGGAGGTAGAGGAGGAGGTAGTAGCAGTGGTGGATTCGGAAGCGGAGGAGGTGGATTTGGAGGTGGAAGCCGCCAGGGTGGAAACCGCCAAGGAAG AGGTGGTAGCTTTGGTGGTGGAGGAAGTGGTGGTGGTAGCAGTGGAGGGGGAGGAAGCTTTGGAAGCAGTGGCGGAGGCAGCAGTTTCGGAGGAAGTGGCGGCGGAGGAATGGGAAGCAGCGGAGGTAAGGAACACA gATATGGAGGAGGAGATTATGATAACTTTGGAAGTGGAGGAGACAGCTATGACGACGGTTATGATAACTTTGGAGGAATGGGACAAAACTTTTCCCAGGATAATTCT GGTGGTATGGGTCAGATGTTTGGAAACGAAGGAAATTTACCCTCAACCCAAGTCACCATTCCAAAGGAC CTTGCAGGAGCTATAATAGGAAAGGGTGGTGCCCGAATACAAGAAATACGCCGACAGTCTAATGCCCAGATAGTCATAGATGAGGGATTGCCCGGGTCAAACGACCGAATCATCACTATCACTGGAACCCATGAACAGATTCAAAGTGCCCAATTTCTTTTACAAAGCAG
- the LOC128176439 gene encoding heterogeneous nuclear ribonucleoprotein K-like isoform X2 translates to MALVGIKRPLDDDYEEDEDDHKRRRGDGPKVELRFLLASKNAGAIIGKGGSNIKRLRQDYKASVTVPDSTSPERVLTIGANLGTALECVLDIIPKLEDYKNYKNNDFDCEMRLLVHQSQAGCIIGRAGFKIKELRERTGAQIKVYSQCCPESTERVVAIGGKPKIVVDCIETIHDLLQTAPPKGPNQPYDPLYWDEFMVPDYGGYSASEGGRGKGGPRGAPPGGRMGGGPMGMRGGVGGGGRGMRGGGGGGGDFRRGGGGGGGMMRSGGGGGGRGGSGFGGGRGGGSSSGGFGSGGGGFGGGSRQGGNRQGRGGGGNFGGGPMGGGPMGGYGGGSFGGGGSGGGSSGGGGSFGSSGGGSSFGGSGGGGMGSSGGKEHRYGGGDYDNFGSGGDSYDDGYDNFGGMGQNFSQDNSGGMGQMFGNEGNLPSTQVTIPKDLAGAIIGKGGARIQEIRRQSNAQIVIDEGLPGSNDRIITITGTHEQIQSAQFLLQSSVKRYSGKY, encoded by the exons ATGGCCTTAG tggGAATAAAACGTCCTTTGGATGATGATTATGAAGAAGATGAAGATGACCATAAAAGGAGACGGGGTGATGGACCGAAAGTAGAGCTAAGGTTTCTACTGGCTAGCAAG AATGCTGGCGCCATCATTGGAAAAGGAGGCAGCAATATCAAACGACTGAGGCAGGAT TACAAAGCCAGTGTAACAGTGCCCGACTCGACAAGTCCCGAACG AGTTCTTACCATTGGAGCTAACCTGGGTACAGCTCTCGAATGTGTCCTGGACATCATTCCTAAACTGGAAGAT tacaaaaaCTACAAAAACAATGACTTTGACTGTGAGATGCGCCTACTGGTACATCAAAGTCAAGCAGGTTGTATCATTGGGAGAGCAGGATTCAAAATCAAGGAACTCCGCGAG aggaCGGGAGCACAAATCAAAGTCTATTCCCAGTGTTGTCCTGAATCCACAGAACGTGTGGTCGCCATAGGAGGCAAACCAAAGATAGTGGTGGACTGTATAGAGACAATCCATGATCTACTGCAGACA GCACCCCCTAAAGGTCCAAACCAGCCATATGATCCTTTGTACTGGGATGAATTCATGGTCCCTGATTATGGTGGTTACAGTGCATCAGAAGGAGGGCGTGGCAAAGGCGGTCCAAGAGGTGCACCACCTGGTGGTAGAATGGGTGGTGGCCCCATGGGAATGAGAGGAGGAGTTGGCGGTGGTGGCAG AGGTATGCGAGGTGGTGGAGGCGGTGGGGGAGACTTCCGccgaggaggaggaggaggtggGGGTATGATGAGGTCAGGCGGTGGAGGTGGTGGCCGCGGAGGCAGTGGATTTGGTGGAGGTAGAGGAGGAGGTAGTAGCAGTGGTGGATTCGGAAGCGGAGGAGGTGGATTTGGAGGTGGAAGCCGCCAGGGTGGAAACCGCCAAGGAAG GGGCGGAGGTGGCAACTTTGGCGGCGGGCCGATGGGAGGTGGACCAATGGGAGGATATGG AGGTGGTAGCTTTGGTGGTGGAGGAAGTGGTGGTGGTAGCAGTGGAGGGGGAGGAAGCTTTGGAAGCAGTGGCGGAGGCAGCAGTTTCGGAGGAAGTGGCGGCGGAGGAATGGGAAGCAGCGGAGGTAAGGAACACA gATATGGAGGAGGAGATTATGATAACTTTGGAAGTGGAGGAGACAGCTATGACGACGGTTATGATAACTTTGGAGGAATGGGACAAAACTTTTCCCAGGATAATTCT GGTGGTATGGGTCAGATGTTTGGAAACGAAGGAAATTTACCCTCAACCCAAGTCACCATTCCAAAGGAC CTTGCAGGAGCTATAATAGGAAAGGGTGGTGCCCGAATACAAGAAATACGCCGACAGTCTAATGCCCAGATAGTCATAGATGAGGGATTGCCCGGGTCAAACGACCGAATCATCACTATCACTGGAACCCATGAACAGATTCAAAGTGCCCAATTTCTTTTACAAAGCAG
- the LOC128176439 gene encoding heterogeneous nuclear ribonucleoprotein K-like isoform X1 → MEDDMGIKRPLDDDYEEDEDDHKRRRGDGPKVELRFLLASKNAGAIIGKGGSNIKRLRQDYKASVTVPDSTSPERVLTIGANLGTALECVLDIIPKLEDYKNYKNNDFDCEMRLLVHQSQAGCIIGRAGFKIKELRERTGAQIKVYSQCCPESTERVVAIGGKPKIVVDCIETIHDLLQTAPPKGPNQPYDPLYWDEFMVPDYGGYSASEGGRGKGGPRGAPPGGRMGGGPMGMRGGVGGGGRGMRGGGGGGGDFRRGGGGGGGMMRSGGGGGGRGGSGFGGGRGGGSSSGGFGSGGGGFGGGSRQGGNRQGRGGGGNFGGGPMGGGPMGGYGGGSFGGGGSGGGSSGGGGSFGSSGGGSSFGGSGGGGMGSSGGKEHRYGGGDYDNFGSGGDSYDDGYDNFGGMGQNFSQDNSGGMGQMFGNEGNLPSTQVTIPKDLAGAIIGKGGARIQEIRRQSNAQIVIDEGLPGSNDRIITITGTHEQIQSAQFLLQSSVKRYSGKY, encoded by the exons ATGGAAGATGACA tggGAATAAAACGTCCTTTGGATGATGATTATGAAGAAGATGAAGATGACCATAAAAGGAGACGGGGTGATGGACCGAAAGTAGAGCTAAGGTTTCTACTGGCTAGCAAG AATGCTGGCGCCATCATTGGAAAAGGAGGCAGCAATATCAAACGACTGAGGCAGGAT TACAAAGCCAGTGTAACAGTGCCCGACTCGACAAGTCCCGAACG AGTTCTTACCATTGGAGCTAACCTGGGTACAGCTCTCGAATGTGTCCTGGACATCATTCCTAAACTGGAAGAT tacaaaaaCTACAAAAACAATGACTTTGACTGTGAGATGCGCCTACTGGTACATCAAAGTCAAGCAGGTTGTATCATTGGGAGAGCAGGATTCAAAATCAAGGAACTCCGCGAG aggaCGGGAGCACAAATCAAAGTCTATTCCCAGTGTTGTCCTGAATCCACAGAACGTGTGGTCGCCATAGGAGGCAAACCAAAGATAGTGGTGGACTGTATAGAGACAATCCATGATCTACTGCAGACA GCACCCCCTAAAGGTCCAAACCAGCCATATGATCCTTTGTACTGGGATGAATTCATGGTCCCTGATTATGGTGGTTACAGTGCATCAGAAGGAGGGCGTGGCAAAGGCGGTCCAAGAGGTGCACCACCTGGTGGTAGAATGGGTGGTGGCCCCATGGGAATGAGAGGAGGAGTTGGCGGTGGTGGCAG AGGTATGCGAGGTGGTGGAGGCGGTGGGGGAGACTTCCGccgaggaggaggaggaggtggGGGTATGATGAGGTCAGGCGGTGGAGGTGGTGGCCGCGGAGGCAGTGGATTTGGTGGAGGTAGAGGAGGAGGTAGTAGCAGTGGTGGATTCGGAAGCGGAGGAGGTGGATTTGGAGGTGGAAGCCGCCAGGGTGGAAACCGCCAAGGAAG GGGCGGAGGTGGCAACTTTGGCGGCGGGCCGATGGGAGGTGGACCAATGGGAGGATATGG AGGTGGTAGCTTTGGTGGTGGAGGAAGTGGTGGTGGTAGCAGTGGAGGGGGAGGAAGCTTTGGAAGCAGTGGCGGAGGCAGCAGTTTCGGAGGAAGTGGCGGCGGAGGAATGGGAAGCAGCGGAGGTAAGGAACACA gATATGGAGGAGGAGATTATGATAACTTTGGAAGTGGAGGAGACAGCTATGACGACGGTTATGATAACTTTGGAGGAATGGGACAAAACTTTTCCCAGGATAATTCT GGTGGTATGGGTCAGATGTTTGGAAACGAAGGAAATTTACCCTCAACCCAAGTCACCATTCCAAAGGAC CTTGCAGGAGCTATAATAGGAAAGGGTGGTGCCCGAATACAAGAAATACGCCGACAGTCTAATGCCCAGATAGTCATAGATGAGGGATTGCCCGGGTCAAACGACCGAATCATCACTATCACTGGAACCCATGAACAGATTCAAAGTGCCCAATTTCTTTTACAAAGCAG
- the LOC128176439 gene encoding heterogeneous nuclear ribonucleoprotein K-like isoform X3, with amino-acid sequence MEDDMGIKRPLDDDYEEDEDDHKRRRGDGPKVELRFLLASKNAGAIIGKGGSNIKRLRQDYKASVTVPDSTSPERVLTIGANLGTALECVLDIIPKLEDYKNYKNNDFDCEMRLLVHQSQAGCIIGRAGFKIKELRERTGAQIKVYSQCCPESTERVVAIGGKPKIVVDCIETIHDLLQTAPPKGPNQPYDPLYWDEFMVPDYGGYSASEGGRGKGGPRGAPPGGRMGGGPMGMRGGVGGGGRGMRGGGGGGGDFRRGGGGGGGMMRSGGGGGGRGGSGFGGGRGGGSSSGGFGSGGGGFGGGSRQGGNRQGRGGGGNFGGGPMGGGPMGGYGGGSFGGGGSGGGSSGGGGSFGSSGGGSSFGGSGGGGMGSSGGYGGGDYDNFGSGGDSYDDGYDNFGGMGQNFSQDNSGGMGQMFGNEGNLPSTQVTIPKDLAGAIIGKGGARIQEIRRQSNAQIVIDEGLPGSNDRIITITGTHEQIQSAQFLLQSSVKRYSGKY; translated from the exons ATGGAAGATGACA tggGAATAAAACGTCCTTTGGATGATGATTATGAAGAAGATGAAGATGACCATAAAAGGAGACGGGGTGATGGACCGAAAGTAGAGCTAAGGTTTCTACTGGCTAGCAAG AATGCTGGCGCCATCATTGGAAAAGGAGGCAGCAATATCAAACGACTGAGGCAGGAT TACAAAGCCAGTGTAACAGTGCCCGACTCGACAAGTCCCGAACG AGTTCTTACCATTGGAGCTAACCTGGGTACAGCTCTCGAATGTGTCCTGGACATCATTCCTAAACTGGAAGAT tacaaaaaCTACAAAAACAATGACTTTGACTGTGAGATGCGCCTACTGGTACATCAAAGTCAAGCAGGTTGTATCATTGGGAGAGCAGGATTCAAAATCAAGGAACTCCGCGAG aggaCGGGAGCACAAATCAAAGTCTATTCCCAGTGTTGTCCTGAATCCACAGAACGTGTGGTCGCCATAGGAGGCAAACCAAAGATAGTGGTGGACTGTATAGAGACAATCCATGATCTACTGCAGACA GCACCCCCTAAAGGTCCAAACCAGCCATATGATCCTTTGTACTGGGATGAATTCATGGTCCCTGATTATGGTGGTTACAGTGCATCAGAAGGAGGGCGTGGCAAAGGCGGTCCAAGAGGTGCACCACCTGGTGGTAGAATGGGTGGTGGCCCCATGGGAATGAGAGGAGGAGTTGGCGGTGGTGGCAG AGGTATGCGAGGTGGTGGAGGCGGTGGGGGAGACTTCCGccgaggaggaggaggaggtggGGGTATGATGAGGTCAGGCGGTGGAGGTGGTGGCCGCGGAGGCAGTGGATTTGGTGGAGGTAGAGGAGGAGGTAGTAGCAGTGGTGGATTCGGAAGCGGAGGAGGTGGATTTGGAGGTGGAAGCCGCCAGGGTGGAAACCGCCAAGGAAG GGGCGGAGGTGGCAACTTTGGCGGCGGGCCGATGGGAGGTGGACCAATGGGAGGATATGG AGGTGGTAGCTTTGGTGGTGGAGGAAGTGGTGGTGGTAGCAGTGGAGGGGGAGGAAGCTTTGGAAGCAGTGGCGGAGGCAGCAGTTTCGGAGGAAGTGGCGGCGGAGGAATGGGAAGCAGCGGAG gATATGGAGGAGGAGATTATGATAACTTTGGAAGTGGAGGAGACAGCTATGACGACGGTTATGATAACTTTGGAGGAATGGGACAAAACTTTTCCCAGGATAATTCT GGTGGTATGGGTCAGATGTTTGGAAACGAAGGAAATTTACCCTCAACCCAAGTCACCATTCCAAAGGAC CTTGCAGGAGCTATAATAGGAAAGGGTGGTGCCCGAATACAAGAAATACGCCGACAGTCTAATGCCCAGATAGTCATAGATGAGGGATTGCCCGGGTCAAACGACCGAATCATCACTATCACTGGAACCCATGAACAGATTCAAAGTGCCCAATTTCTTTTACAAAGCAG
- the LOC128176439 gene encoding uncharacterized protein LOC128176439 isoform X6 yields MEDDMGIKRPLDDDYEEDEDDHKRRRGDGPKVELRFLLASKNAGAIIGKGGSNIKRLRQDYKASVTVPDSTSPERVLTIGANLGTALECVLDIIPKLEDYKNYKNNDFDCEMRLLVHQSQAGCIIGRAGFKIKELRERTGAQIKVYSQCCPESTERVVAIGGKPKIVVDCIETIHDLLQTAPPKGPNQPYDPLYWDEFMVPDYGGYSASEGGRGKGGPRGAPPGGRMGGGPMGMRGGVGGGGRGMRGGGGGGGDFRRGGGGGGGMMRSGGGGGGRGGSGFGGGRGGGSSSGGFGSGGGGFGGGSRQGGNRQGRGGGGNFGGGPMGGGPMGGYGGGSFGGGGSGGGSSGGGGSFGSSGGGSSFGGSGGGGMGSSGGKEHRYGGGDYDNFGSGGDSYDDGYDNFGGMGQNFSQDNSGGSSGGGGGGGRYSRGGGGYNY; encoded by the exons ATGGAAGATGACA tggGAATAAAACGTCCTTTGGATGATGATTATGAAGAAGATGAAGATGACCATAAAAGGAGACGGGGTGATGGACCGAAAGTAGAGCTAAGGTTTCTACTGGCTAGCAAG AATGCTGGCGCCATCATTGGAAAAGGAGGCAGCAATATCAAACGACTGAGGCAGGAT TACAAAGCCAGTGTAACAGTGCCCGACTCGACAAGTCCCGAACG AGTTCTTACCATTGGAGCTAACCTGGGTACAGCTCTCGAATGTGTCCTGGACATCATTCCTAAACTGGAAGAT tacaaaaaCTACAAAAACAATGACTTTGACTGTGAGATGCGCCTACTGGTACATCAAAGTCAAGCAGGTTGTATCATTGGGAGAGCAGGATTCAAAATCAAGGAACTCCGCGAG aggaCGGGAGCACAAATCAAAGTCTATTCCCAGTGTTGTCCTGAATCCACAGAACGTGTGGTCGCCATAGGAGGCAAACCAAAGATAGTGGTGGACTGTATAGAGACAATCCATGATCTACTGCAGACA GCACCCCCTAAAGGTCCAAACCAGCCATATGATCCTTTGTACTGGGATGAATTCATGGTCCCTGATTATGGTGGTTACAGTGCATCAGAAGGAGGGCGTGGCAAAGGCGGTCCAAGAGGTGCACCACCTGGTGGTAGAATGGGTGGTGGCCCCATGGGAATGAGAGGAGGAGTTGGCGGTGGTGGCAG AGGTATGCGAGGTGGTGGAGGCGGTGGGGGAGACTTCCGccgaggaggaggaggaggtggGGGTATGATGAGGTCAGGCGGTGGAGGTGGTGGCCGCGGAGGCAGTGGATTTGGTGGAGGTAGAGGAGGAGGTAGTAGCAGTGGTGGATTCGGAAGCGGAGGAGGTGGATTTGGAGGTGGAAGCCGCCAGGGTGGAAACCGCCAAGGAAG GGGCGGAGGTGGCAACTTTGGCGGCGGGCCGATGGGAGGTGGACCAATGGGAGGATATGG AGGTGGTAGCTTTGGTGGTGGAGGAAGTGGTGGTGGTAGCAGTGGAGGGGGAGGAAGCTTTGGAAGCAGTGGCGGAGGCAGCAGTTTCGGAGGAAGTGGCGGCGGAGGAATGGGAAGCAGCGGAGGTAAGGAACACA gATATGGAGGAGGAGATTATGATAACTTTGGAAGTGGAGGAGACAGCTATGACGACGGTTATGATAACTTTGGAGGAATGGGACAAAACTTTTCCCAGGATAATTCT GGTGGTAGTAGTGGAGGGGGAGGAGGAGGAGGTCGCTACAGCAGAGGGGGCGGTGGATACAACTACTAG
- the LOC128176439 gene encoding heterogeneous nuclear ribonucleoprotein K-like isoform X5, translated as MEDDMGIKRPLDDDYEEDEDDHKRRRGDGPKVELRFLLASKNAGAIIGKGGSNIKRLRQDYKASVTVPDSTSPERVLTIGANLGTALECVLDIIPKLEDYKNYKNNDFDCEMRLLVHQSQAGCIIGRAGFKIKELRERTGAQIKVYSQCCPESTERVVAIGGKPKIVVDCIETIHDLLQTAPPKGPNQPYDPLYWDEFMVPDYGGYSASEGGRGKGGPRGAPPGGRMGGGPMGMRGGVGGGGRGMRGGGGGGGDFRRGGGGGGGMMRSGGGGGGRGGSGFGGGRGGGSSSGGFGSGGGGFGGGSRQGGNRQGRGGSFGGGGSGGGSSGGGGSFGSSGGGSSFGGSGGGGMGSSGGYGGGDYDNFGSGGDSYDDGYDNFGGMGQNFSQDNSGGMGQMFGNEGNLPSTQVTIPKDLAGAIIGKGGARIQEIRRQSNAQIVIDEGLPGSNDRIITITGTHEQIQSAQFLLQSSVKRYSGKY; from the exons ATGGAAGATGACA tggGAATAAAACGTCCTTTGGATGATGATTATGAAGAAGATGAAGATGACCATAAAAGGAGACGGGGTGATGGACCGAAAGTAGAGCTAAGGTTTCTACTGGCTAGCAAG AATGCTGGCGCCATCATTGGAAAAGGAGGCAGCAATATCAAACGACTGAGGCAGGAT TACAAAGCCAGTGTAACAGTGCCCGACTCGACAAGTCCCGAACG AGTTCTTACCATTGGAGCTAACCTGGGTACAGCTCTCGAATGTGTCCTGGACATCATTCCTAAACTGGAAGAT tacaaaaaCTACAAAAACAATGACTTTGACTGTGAGATGCGCCTACTGGTACATCAAAGTCAAGCAGGTTGTATCATTGGGAGAGCAGGATTCAAAATCAAGGAACTCCGCGAG aggaCGGGAGCACAAATCAAAGTCTATTCCCAGTGTTGTCCTGAATCCACAGAACGTGTGGTCGCCATAGGAGGCAAACCAAAGATAGTGGTGGACTGTATAGAGACAATCCATGATCTACTGCAGACA GCACCCCCTAAAGGTCCAAACCAGCCATATGATCCTTTGTACTGGGATGAATTCATGGTCCCTGATTATGGTGGTTACAGTGCATCAGAAGGAGGGCGTGGCAAAGGCGGTCCAAGAGGTGCACCACCTGGTGGTAGAATGGGTGGTGGCCCCATGGGAATGAGAGGAGGAGTTGGCGGTGGTGGCAG AGGTATGCGAGGTGGTGGAGGCGGTGGGGGAGACTTCCGccgaggaggaggaggaggtggGGGTATGATGAGGTCAGGCGGTGGAGGTGGTGGCCGCGGAGGCAGTGGATTTGGTGGAGGTAGAGGAGGAGGTAGTAGCAGTGGTGGATTCGGAAGCGGAGGAGGTGGATTTGGAGGTGGAAGCCGCCAGGGTGGAAACCGCCAAGGAAG AGGTGGTAGCTTTGGTGGTGGAGGAAGTGGTGGTGGTAGCAGTGGAGGGGGAGGAAGCTTTGGAAGCAGTGGCGGAGGCAGCAGTTTCGGAGGAAGTGGCGGCGGAGGAATGGGAAGCAGCGGAG gATATGGAGGAGGAGATTATGATAACTTTGGAAGTGGAGGAGACAGCTATGACGACGGTTATGATAACTTTGGAGGAATGGGACAAAACTTTTCCCAGGATAATTCT GGTGGTATGGGTCAGATGTTTGGAAACGAAGGAAATTTACCCTCAACCCAAGTCACCATTCCAAAGGAC CTTGCAGGAGCTATAATAGGAAAGGGTGGTGCCCGAATACAAGAAATACGCCGACAGTCTAATGCCCAGATAGTCATAGATGAGGGATTGCCCGGGTCAAACGACCGAATCATCACTATCACTGGAACCCATGAACAGATTCAAAGTGCCCAATTTCTTTTACAAAGCAG
- the LOC128176439 gene encoding uncharacterized protein LOC128176439 isoform X7: MEDDMGIKRPLDDDYEEDEDDHKRRRGDGPKVELRFLLASKNAGAIIGKGGSNIKRLRQDYKASVTVPDSTSPERVLTIGANLGTALECVLDIIPKLEDYKNYKNNDFDCEMRLLVHQSQAGCIIGRAGFKIKELRERTGAQIKVYSQCCPESTERVVAIGGKPKIVVDCIETIHDLLQTAPPKGPNQPYDPLYWDEFMVPDYGGYSASEGGRGKGGPRGAPPGGRMGGGPMGMRGGVGGGGRGMRGGGGGGGDFRRGGGGGGGMMRSGGGGGGRGGSGFGGGRGGGSSSGGFGSGGGGFGGGSRQGGNRQGRGGGGNFGGGPMGGGPMGGYGGGSFGGGGSGGGSSGGGGSFGSSGGGSSFGGSGGGGMGSSGGYGGGDYDNFGSGGDSYDDGYDNFGGMGQNFSQDNSGGSSGGGGGGGRYSRGGGGYNY, translated from the exons ATGGAAGATGACA tggGAATAAAACGTCCTTTGGATGATGATTATGAAGAAGATGAAGATGACCATAAAAGGAGACGGGGTGATGGACCGAAAGTAGAGCTAAGGTTTCTACTGGCTAGCAAG AATGCTGGCGCCATCATTGGAAAAGGAGGCAGCAATATCAAACGACTGAGGCAGGAT TACAAAGCCAGTGTAACAGTGCCCGACTCGACAAGTCCCGAACG AGTTCTTACCATTGGAGCTAACCTGGGTACAGCTCTCGAATGTGTCCTGGACATCATTCCTAAACTGGAAGAT tacaaaaaCTACAAAAACAATGACTTTGACTGTGAGATGCGCCTACTGGTACATCAAAGTCAAGCAGGTTGTATCATTGGGAGAGCAGGATTCAAAATCAAGGAACTCCGCGAG aggaCGGGAGCACAAATCAAAGTCTATTCCCAGTGTTGTCCTGAATCCACAGAACGTGTGGTCGCCATAGGAGGCAAACCAAAGATAGTGGTGGACTGTATAGAGACAATCCATGATCTACTGCAGACA GCACCCCCTAAAGGTCCAAACCAGCCATATGATCCTTTGTACTGGGATGAATTCATGGTCCCTGATTATGGTGGTTACAGTGCATCAGAAGGAGGGCGTGGCAAAGGCGGTCCAAGAGGTGCACCACCTGGTGGTAGAATGGGTGGTGGCCCCATGGGAATGAGAGGAGGAGTTGGCGGTGGTGGCAG AGGTATGCGAGGTGGTGGAGGCGGTGGGGGAGACTTCCGccgaggaggaggaggaggtggGGGTATGATGAGGTCAGGCGGTGGAGGTGGTGGCCGCGGAGGCAGTGGATTTGGTGGAGGTAGAGGAGGAGGTAGTAGCAGTGGTGGATTCGGAAGCGGAGGAGGTGGATTTGGAGGTGGAAGCCGCCAGGGTGGAAACCGCCAAGGAAG GGGCGGAGGTGGCAACTTTGGCGGCGGGCCGATGGGAGGTGGACCAATGGGAGGATATGG AGGTGGTAGCTTTGGTGGTGGAGGAAGTGGTGGTGGTAGCAGTGGAGGGGGAGGAAGCTTTGGAAGCAGTGGCGGAGGCAGCAGTTTCGGAGGAAGTGGCGGCGGAGGAATGGGAAGCAGCGGAG gATATGGAGGAGGAGATTATGATAACTTTGGAAGTGGAGGAGACAGCTATGACGACGGTTATGATAACTTTGGAGGAATGGGACAAAACTTTTCCCAGGATAATTCT GGTGGTAGTAGTGGAGGGGGAGGAGGAGGAGGTCGCTACAGCAGAGGGGGCGGTGGATACAACTACTAG